One genomic region from Bacteroidales bacterium WCE2008 encodes:
- a CDS encoding Predicted phosphotransferase, aminoglycoside/choline kinase (APH/ChoK) family — protein MDEILSRLFEDYTGRKVSESAEINTSGSNRRYYRMKSGDISLIGVTGTSLEENKAFIAIDRHFIEAGIRVPKVLAVSDDCMAYIQEDLGDESLFSAVSHGRETGEYSDHERALLCKVAEELPKIQFKGGKGLDYSVCYPEPEFGERMVMFDLNYFKYCFLKATGLDFNEARLQDDFEKLKDDLLVDMGETFMYRDFQARNVMLKDGKPYFIDFQGGRRGPLYYDVASFIWQARARYPEDLKQAMVEAYKRSLRSFKPDFDEADFDRKLRLFVLFRTLQVLGAYGFRGYFEKKPHFVASVPFAIDNLRRLIRKPFEEYPYLNEVLRKLTEMEQFYEAAEDKRLEVSIYSFAFKKGIPVDNSGNGGGYVFDCRSVNNPGKYEYYRQFNGMDKEVIKFLEDDGEVKDFLSHVYALVDAHVKRFIERKFTHLQVCFGCTGGQHRSVYCAEHLAEHLSARFDIRITVTHRELDIEKKM, from the coding sequence ATGGACGAGATTCTTTCCAGACTGTTCGAAGACTATACCGGAAGAAAAGTTTCTGAATCTGCAGAAATCAACACCTCCGGAAGCAACCGCAGATATTACCGCATGAAAAGCGGCGACATCTCCCTCATCGGTGTCACCGGGACAAGTCTGGAAGAGAACAAAGCCTTCATCGCTATCGACAGGCACTTCATCGAGGCCGGAATAAGGGTCCCGAAAGTGCTTGCCGTCAGCGACGACTGCATGGCCTATATCCAGGAAGACCTCGGGGACGAATCCCTGTTTTCGGCCGTTTCGCACGGACGCGAGACCGGAGAGTATTCTGACCATGAAAGGGCCCTCCTGTGCAAAGTAGCGGAGGAGCTCCCGAAGATCCAGTTCAAGGGAGGCAAGGGACTCGACTACAGCGTCTGCTATCCTGAGCCCGAGTTCGGCGAAAGGATGGTCATGTTCGACCTCAACTACTTCAAGTACTGCTTCCTCAAGGCGACCGGCCTGGACTTCAACGAGGCCCGTCTCCAGGACGATTTCGAAAAGCTGAAAGACGACCTGCTCGTAGACATGGGAGAGACCTTCATGTACAGGGATTTCCAGGCAAGGAACGTCATGCTGAAGGACGGCAAGCCTTACTTCATCGACTTCCAGGGAGGCAGGCGCGGCCCGCTTTACTATGACGTAGCCTCGTTTATCTGGCAGGCAAGGGCGAGATATCCTGAAGACCTGAAACAGGCAATGGTTGAGGCCTACAAGCGGTCCCTGCGCAGTTTCAAGCCGGACTTCGACGAGGCTGACTTCGACAGGAAGCTCCGTCTGTTCGTTCTGTTCCGCACTCTCCAGGTTCTCGGAGCCTACGGATTCCGCGGCTATTTCGAGAAGAAGCCGCACTTCGTCGCGAGCGTACCGTTCGCGATAGACAATCTGCGCAGACTGATAAGGAAGCCTTTCGAGGAGTATCCTTACCTCAACGAAGTGCTGCGCAAGCTGACAGAAATGGAGCAGTTCTATGAGGCTGCCGAAGACAAGCGTCTCGAAGTCAGCATATACAGCTTCGCATTCAAGAAAGGTATCCCGGTCGACAACAGCGGAAACGGAGGAGGCTATGTCTTCGACTGCCGTTCCGTCAACAACCCGGGCAAATATGAATACTACCGCCAGTTCAACGGCATGGACAAAGAGGTGATAAAGTTCCTCGAGGATGACGGAGAAGTAAAGGACTTCCTGTCGCATGTCTACGCCCTTGTCGATGCCCACGTAAAGCGGTTCATTGAAAGGAAATTTACGCATCTGCAGGTCTGCTTCGGCTGCACCGGCGGCCAGCACCGTTCGGTCTACTGCGCCGAGCACCTTGCCGAGCATCTTTCAGCGAGATTCGATATCAGGATCACGGTGACCCACCGCGAACTCGATATCGAGAAAAAGATGTAA
- a CDS encoding Nucleotidyl transferase, with product MKAMIFAAGLGTRLRPLTDTLPKALVPVGGAPLLYHVLMKLKAAGITEFVINVHHFADKIVSYLEENDRFGMDISISDETDGLLETGGGILHARQFLDGPFLVHNVDILSNLDVASFIGKARPEALATLLVSDRQTSRYLLFDDDMRLKGWTNISTGEVRSPYPDLDPASCRKLAFSGIHLVSDKIFDAFGEYGFSGRFPIMDFYLKACRDCPVYGAVQPGLELMDVGKSDTLAQAEEFLKSSI from the coding sequence ATGAAAGCCATGATATTCGCTGCCGGACTGGGCACCAGACTCAGACCGCTGACCGACACCCTTCCGAAAGCGCTCGTGCCGGTCGGAGGAGCTCCCCTGCTCTATCATGTGCTCATGAAACTCAAAGCCGCCGGGATCACGGAATTCGTGATCAACGTGCATCACTTCGCGGACAAGATAGTCTCCTATCTGGAGGAAAACGACCGCTTCGGCATGGACATAAGCATCTCCGACGAGACTGACGGTCTTCTGGAGACAGGCGGCGGAATACTGCATGCGCGGCAGTTCCTTGACGGACCTTTCCTGGTCCACAATGTCGACATTCTCTCGAATCTTGACGTAGCCTCTTTCATCGGGAAAGCCCGTCCAGAGGCGCTCGCGACCCTTCTGGTCAGCGACCGTCAGACCAGCCGCTATCTCCTGTTCGACGATGACATGAGACTGAAAGGCTGGACAAACATATCTACCGGAGAAGTCCGGAGCCCGTATCCGGACCTCGATCCTGCCTCCTGCAGGAAGCTGGCGTTCTCGGGCATCCATCTTGTCTCGGACAAGATCTTCGATGCATTTGGTGAATACGGTTTCAGCGGGAGATTCCCTATTATGGACTTTTATCTGAAGGCCTGCAGAGACTGCCCGGTTTACGGAGCCGTCCAGCCGGGTCTGGAACTGATGGATGTCGGCAAGTCAGACACTCTTGCCCAGGCCGAAGAATTTCTAAAATCAAGTATATAA
- a CDS encoding nicotinate phosphoribosyltransferase: protein MALPNHAYCSDKYQYTMGKSFYDCGRKDEIAVFNMFYRKAPENNNWAVVCGTDEVIEMIQNLGKMPADFYEKFLPGDEYAEFRKFLATMKFTGNVYAMREGEIAFPNQPVITVEGPLIEAQVLETPLLCIMNHQMAVATKASRVCRATSHPVSEFGSRRAHGPWAATYGAKAAIIAGCASTSNILTGVMNGVPSTGTMAHSYVTSYGSSVEGEHKAFCDYIKTHRGENLILLIDTYDTLKCGVLNAIRSFRENGIDDSYPYGYGIRLDSGDLAYLSVKVRKILDEHGMKKCKIFATNSLDEYLITDLERQGACIDSYGVGDAIATSKAAPCFGNVYKLVQIDGQPVLKRSEDTIKLINPGFQITYRIIRKEEQGEVYKADVTCLRGDSISKAIEAGETFEIYDEQDRFKHKTFEAGSYTFRVLQEHVIKNGEDISEKRPLLEKKAFYDDTLAHFSPSERRLINPHYYKVDISKDMHEVKLGILERINKEIENFRIDE, encoded by the coding sequence ATGGCTCTACCGAATCACGCCTACTGTTCTGACAAGTACCAGTACACAATGGGAAAGTCTTTCTATGACTGCGGAAGAAAAGACGAAATCGCAGTATTCAACATGTTTTACCGCAAAGCCCCGGAGAATAACAACTGGGCTGTAGTCTGCGGTACGGACGAGGTTATAGAAATGATACAGAACCTCGGAAAGATGCCTGCGGACTTCTACGAGAAGTTCCTCCCGGGCGACGAATACGCGGAGTTCCGCAAGTTCCTCGCCACCATGAAATTCACCGGAAACGTCTATGCTATGAGAGAGGGCGAAATCGCCTTCCCGAATCAGCCGGTCATAACAGTCGAGGGTCCGCTTATCGAAGCCCAGGTCCTCGAGACTCCGCTGCTCTGCATCATGAACCACCAGATGGCCGTAGCGACCAAGGCGTCCCGCGTCTGCCGCGCCACCAGCCATCCTGTCAGCGAGTTCGGATCCAGAAGGGCGCACGGCCCATGGGCCGCCACCTACGGAGCTAAGGCTGCAATCATCGCCGGCTGCGCAAGCACATCCAACATCCTCACCGGAGTGATGAACGGAGTGCCTTCGACGGGCACCATGGCCCACAGCTACGTAACTTCATACGGCAGCAGCGTCGAGGGCGAGCACAAGGCCTTCTGCGACTATATCAAGACCCACCGCGGAGAGAACCTGATCCTGCTCATCGACACATACGACACCCTCAAGTGCGGAGTCCTCAACGCGATCCGCTCTTTCCGCGAGAACGGCATCGATGACAGCTATCCATACGGCTACGGAATCAGGCTTGACAGCGGCGACCTTGCCTACCTTTCTGTCAAGGTACGCAAGATACTCGACGAGCACGGAATGAAGAAGTGCAAGATCTTCGCTACCAACTCTCTCGACGAGTATCTTATCACCGATCTCGAGCGCCAGGGCGCATGCATAGACAGCTACGGAGTCGGCGACGCTATCGCCACCAGCAAGGCGGCCCCATGTTTCGGCAACGTCTATAAACTGGTGCAGATTGACGGACAGCCGGTATTGAAGCGTTCCGAGGACACGATAAAGCTTATCAATCCGGGCTTCCAGATCACATACCGAATAATCCGAAAAGAGGAACAGGGAGAGGTCTACAAAGCTGACGTCACCTGTCTGCGCGGAGATTCGATAAGCAAAGCTATTGAAGCCGGAGAGACCTTCGAGATCTACGACGAGCAGGACCGCTTCAAGCATAAGACTTTCGAGGCCGGCTCCTATACGTTCCGCGTCCTGCAGGAGCATGTGATCAAGAATGGCGAAGATATTTCCGAGAAGCGTCCGCTTCTGGAGAAGAAGGCTTTCTATGACGACACTCTCGCACACTTCAGTCCTTCCGAGCGCCGACTTATAAACCCGCACTACTATAAGGTCGATATTTCGAAGGATATGCATGAAGTGAAACTTGGCATACTTGAAAGGATCAACAAGGAAATCGAGAATTTCCGCATAGACGAATAA
- a CDS encoding TonB-linked outer membrane protein, SusC/RagA family, producing the protein MKNILLTFFLTSVATLVAALPSFAQQRTMSGVVTDSSGEPIPGVSVSYHDGKKLNGTATGIDGDFSLPIPGTVTEVTFSCIGFSDLVYGLTGDGLTGLTIVLQYDEALTLDQVVVTGYAQTTVKRITGSVGIMDKEKFEAKPLASVSSLMQGEIAGVQIQALSGQPGTESRIRIRGANNISGNSSPLWVVDGVPLQSELPNVSSSELAAGGFDDIFVSGVGGINPNDIESITVLKDAAAAAIYGSRAANGVIVVTTKKGAAGKMKVAYNNNLTWSFRPQRSLDLMNAAEKLDWEQELWDEFSAGGYMRAKNDFTAFFPIIGITGQVRAGVGDFEAMKDDKAAQDAYLASLRGIDTNWYDLLFRNAFSHNHHLSLSGGADRYTYYVSGGVNDDRGMLIHNDYRRYNVNANVNLHPSDRLRLDFGLETSRQESKSPDSSVNAFTYAYFANPYEKAYEDDGSYAADKTWFSLGYYNGRGIEQVLPKSGFSILRELDNNYTKTINSAITLRGQLDYSLTDALHFIALGSYSFANNSTDKVVDKNTFTAFQDRLGNDSKSQTNLYGSITQNRMNRESYVLRGHFAYNKSFSSDHTLNVIAGAEVRATSSNTIFTKRYNYDPKTGTTSLPQISGATDQWISQVERLNGQFFSDSRYASFYVSGDYYLLDRFVINASFRTDGSSNFGSDRQFNPTWSAGAAWHLGEEKWMPSAVSHATLRTAYGFTGNVSRSTTHQLVMKYLQQQYRYYDGESYMLGTIPSAPNPELGWEKTADAKIGLDFGLWKDRLTVNTEGYYRMSRDIVTSSMLQSTTGFSSAYFNSADIMNSGIETTISGKPYKKGDLSVNASVNFAYNFNKVVSYTPVTMSAITAKDRYVEGYPVSSIFAGKYGGVDPSTGLYQFRLREDSSIMSVSDLNDPDNYRYFLGTSIAPYTGGFSISVGYKRFRLSMSGVYSFGAKVYDKIVSPASYYNAQHAGVSTEEVQSQFSDLYSNHLNVRRDRTDRWTLSNPAGTKYPRIYDRFDAIYNFAASNPMDYSIIDAIYLKDVSYLRLKTILLTWDLPESLTGRIGLRRASLNLSMNNFLTITGYDGMDPEVPGATYPTTRSVSAGLNIEF; encoded by the coding sequence ATGAAAAACATACTGCTCACCTTTTTCCTGACCTCTGTCGCTACTCTGGTCGCAGCTCTGCCTTCCTTCGCCCAGCAAAGGACGATGTCGGGTGTCGTGACTGATTCCTCAGGGGAACCGATCCCAGGCGTTTCGGTATCGTACCACGACGGGAAAAAGCTCAACGGCACAGCTACCGGAATCGACGGAGACTTCAGCCTCCCAATACCGGGAACCGTCACGGAAGTAACCTTCTCCTGCATAGGTTTCAGCGACCTGGTCTACGGATTGACCGGTGACGGACTTACAGGACTGACAATAGTTCTCCAGTACGACGAAGCCCTCACCCTCGACCAGGTAGTCGTCACTGGATATGCCCAGACGACAGTCAAGCGCATCACCGGCTCTGTCGGGATAATGGACAAGGAAAAGTTCGAAGCAAAGCCTCTTGCCTCTGTAAGCTCCCTGATGCAGGGCGAAATCGCCGGCGTACAGATTCAGGCCCTCTCCGGCCAGCCGGGCACCGAATCCAGAATCCGCATCCGAGGCGCCAACAATATCTCCGGAAACAGTTCCCCTCTCTGGGTAGTAGACGGAGTTCCTCTCCAGAGCGAGCTTCCTAACGTATCCAGTTCCGAACTTGCCGCCGGAGGTTTCGACGACATCTTCGTCAGCGGAGTCGGAGGCATCAATCCGAACGACATCGAGAGCATAACAGTACTCAAGGACGCTGCAGCAGCGGCCATCTATGGTTCCAGGGCCGCCAACGGCGTCATAGTCGTCACGACAAAGAAAGGCGCGGCCGGAAAGATGAAGGTCGCATACAACAACAACCTCACATGGTCATTCCGCCCGCAGCGCAGTCTGGACCTGATGAACGCCGCGGAAAAACTTGACTGGGAGCAGGAGCTCTGGGACGAGTTCTCCGCCGGGGGATACATGCGCGCAAAGAATGATTTCACGGCTTTCTTCCCGATCATCGGAATTACCGGACAGGTACGCGCCGGAGTTGGGGACTTCGAAGCCATGAAGGATGACAAGGCAGCCCAGGATGCATATCTCGCGTCGCTCAGGGGGATTGATACCAACTGGTACGACCTCCTCTTCAGGAACGCCTTCTCGCACAACCACCACCTCTCCCTCAGCGGAGGAGCGGACCGGTACACCTATTACGTCTCCGGAGGCGTCAACGACGACCGCGGTATGCTCATCCATAACGACTACCGCCGCTATAACGTCAACGCCAACGTCAACCTCCATCCTTCCGACAGGCTGCGTCTGGACTTCGGACTCGAGACCTCCCGCCAGGAATCTAAGTCCCCTGACAGCAGCGTCAACGCCTTCACATACGCCTACTTCGCAAACCCATACGAAAAGGCCTACGAAGACGACGGCAGCTATGCAGCCGACAAGACATGGTTCTCGCTCGGCTACTACAACGGCCGCGGCATCGAGCAGGTGCTCCCGAAATCCGGCTTCAGCATTCTCCGCGAGCTGGACAACAACTATACGAAAACCATCAATTCGGCAATTACCCTGAGAGGCCAGCTCGACTACTCCCTCACCGACGCCCTCCACTTCATAGCGCTGGGATCATACTCCTTCGCCAACAACTCCACGGACAAGGTCGTCGACAAGAATACGTTCACCGCCTTCCAGGACAGGCTTGGCAACGACAGCAAATCACAGACCAACCTCTACGGCAGCATCACGCAGAACAGGATGAACCGCGAAAGCTATGTGCTCCGCGGCCACTTCGCCTACAACAAGAGCTTCTCCTCCGACCATACTCTCAACGTAATCGCCGGAGCCGAAGTCCGTGCCACCAGTTCCAACACTATCTTCACAAAAAGATACAACTACGATCCTAAGACCGGCACGACTTCGCTGCCTCAGATAAGCGGCGCGACTGACCAGTGGATCAGTCAGGTTGAAAGGCTGAACGGCCAGTTCTTCAGCGACAGCCGCTACGCATCGTTCTACGTATCAGGAGATTACTATCTCCTCGACCGCTTCGTGATAAACGCCTCGTTCCGAACCGACGGCAGCTCCAACTTCGGTAGCGACCGCCAGTTCAACCCGACCTGGAGTGCCGGTGCCGCCTGGCATCTCGGAGAAGAGAAATGGATGCCGTCTGCAGTATCCCATGCGACTCTCCGTACAGCCTACGGTTTTACCGGCAACGTCAGCCGAAGCACGACTCACCAGCTGGTCATGAAATATCTCCAGCAGCAATACCGCTATTACGACGGAGAATCATATATGCTCGGCACGATCCCGAGCGCTCCTAATCCTGAGCTCGGCTGGGAAAAGACTGCCGACGCCAAGATCGGACTCGACTTCGGACTCTGGAAAGACCGCCTTACCGTCAACACTGAAGGCTACTACCGCATGAGCCGCGATATAGTGACCTCGTCCATGCTGCAGTCCACTACAGGATTCAGCTCGGCCTACTTCAACTCGGCCGATATTATGAACAGCGGTATCGAGACTACGATATCCGGAAAGCCATACAAGAAAGGGGACCTCTCGGTCAACGCCTCCGTCAACTTTGCCTACAACTTCAATAAAGTGGTAAGTTACACTCCGGTCACCATGAGCGCGATAACCGCCAAAGACCGCTACGTCGAGGGCTATCCTGTAAGTTCGATCTTCGCCGGCAAGTACGGAGGAGTCGATCCGTCGACCGGCCTGTACCAGTTCCGTCTCAGGGAAGACTCCAGCATAATGTCAGTCTCCGACCTCAACGATCCGGACAACTACCGTTACTTCCTCGGGACAAGCATAGCCCCATATACCGGAGGCTTCAGCATATCGGTAGGATACAAAAGATTCCGTCTTTCAATGTCAGGCGTCTATTCCTTCGGAGCCAAGGTATATGACAAGATTGTCTCCCCTGCCTCATACTACAATGCCCAGCACGCCGGAGTCTCCACCGAGGAGGTCCAGTCGCAGTTCAGCGACCTCTACTCCAACCACCTGAACGTGCGCCGGGACAGGACCGACCGCTGGACCCTTTCCAATCCGGCAGGGACGAAATACCCGAGAATCTACGACAGGTTCGACGCGATCTACAACTTCGCCGCCTCGAACCCTATGGACTACAGCATCATCGATGCCATCTATCTCAAGGATGTCTCATATCTCAGGCTGAAGACCATTCTCCTGACCTGGGACCTTCCTGAATCCCTTACCGGCAGGATCGGACTGCGCAGGGCAAGTCTCAACCTGTCGATGAACAACTTCCTTACGATAACAGGCTACGACGGAATGGATCCGGAAGTGCCGGGGGCGACCTACCCGACCACCAGGAGCGTATCTGCCGGCCTTAACATAGAGTTTTAG
- a CDS encoding Starch-binding associating with outer membrane, producing MRRISSAIILVLLAASCRNYLDVQPQGYVLPTTDDEFAAIVHNHIREIEGGGDEYILGNMERLLTFEGFADDLDANIRVGTNLPSYAGEKINSMQLRYSYFWPVVKDCNIVIEHLSDRETETARQTLAAAYAIKGIVYYNMLREYCEAWDDAASQKGLPVVERFDIRERPVRSSLQETYEYTLGLFDKALALNPEGGLYYFSEPVIKAYKARLLFWCEKWEEAAAVCRDIIWNGGKTLTPASAYAEMISAAAPKGEVFAKSHINNSSELDWYFSAIIKYFSSRPASLSLLKLFGDEPEKDVRYNVSFNARRMNTKLPECRIRLSEIVLMLAECEYHLGDEAAALEAVNDLRRNRIDGAVDLTLETLPAVRQGDRIRVDAMGGAMTPLLQAIFDERRKEMFMEGDRWFELKRNGCPEWWIVSNGLKYTTRKYLYTAPIYKRDVDMNPEMQQNEGYE from the coding sequence ATGAGAAGGATATCATCTGCAATAATACTTGTCCTGCTGGCCGCGTCCTGCCGGAACTATCTTGATGTCCAGCCGCAGGGCTATGTCCTCCCTACGACCGACGACGAATTCGCCGCCATTGTCCACAACCATATCCGTGAGATCGAAGGCGGTGGAGACGAATACATTCTCGGTAACATGGAGCGTCTGCTGACCTTCGAAGGCTTCGCCGACGACCTCGACGCCAACATAAGAGTCGGGACCAACCTCCCGTCCTATGCCGGAGAAAAGATCAACTCGATGCAGCTCCGCTACAGCTACTTCTGGCCTGTTGTCAAGGACTGCAACATAGTAATAGAGCATCTCTCGGACCGCGAGACCGAGACCGCCCGCCAGACTCTCGCCGCAGCCTATGCGATCAAAGGCATAGTCTATTATAACATGCTGCGCGAATACTGCGAGGCCTGGGACGATGCTGCCAGCCAGAAAGGTCTCCCTGTCGTAGAAAGATTCGACATCCGTGAAAGACCAGTACGGTCCAGCCTGCAGGAGACATACGAATACACCCTCGGACTTTTCGACAAAGCCCTGGCGCTAAATCCTGAAGGCGGTCTCTACTATTTCTCTGAGCCGGTAATCAAGGCCTACAAGGCCAGACTGCTTTTCTGGTGCGAGAAATGGGAAGAAGCCGCGGCAGTCTGCCGGGACATAATCTGGAACGGAGGAAAGACCCTGACCCCGGCTTCCGCCTACGCCGAAATGATCTCGGCCGCAGCTCCTAAAGGAGAGGTCTTCGCGAAATCGCATATCAACAACTCCAGCGAGCTGGACTGGTACTTCAGCGCAATAATTAAGTATTTCTCTTCCCGTCCGGCGAGCCTTTCGCTGCTGAAGCTTTTCGGAGACGAGCCGGAGAAAGACGTCCGTTACAATGTCTCTTTCAACGCCAGACGCATGAACACTAAACTGCCCGAATGCCGCATCAGGCTTTCTGAGATAGTGCTGATGCTCGCCGAATGCGAGTACCATCTCGGCGACGAGGCTGCCGCGCTCGAAGCAGTCAACGATTTGCGCCGGAACAGGATCGACGGGGCTGTCGACCTTACCCTCGAAACTCTGCCGGCAGTCCGCCAGGGCGACCGGATCAGGGTCGATGCCATGGGCGGGGCCATGACCCCTCTGCTCCAGGCTATCTTCGACGAGAGACGCAAGGAAATGTTCATGGAGGGAGACCGCTGGTTCGAGCTTAAACGTAACGGCTGTCCGGAATGGTGGATTGTTTCCAACGGCCTGAAATATACGACCCGGAAATATCTCTATACAGCGCCTATCTATAAGAGAGACGTGGATATGAATCCAGAAATGCAACAGAACGAAGGCTATGAATAA
- a CDS encoding LSU ribosomal protein L12P, whose amino-acid sequence MKRNLLTIMISGLFLAMLAGVPAYSAVPASDTETAMVSDEADSYTVILKEVGPNKVKVVKIIRSVLDIELKAAYDLVNAAPVALKTDADAELAQTLKNELEAAGATVEVKGN is encoded by the coding sequence ATGAAAAGAAACCTTTTGACAATCATGATCAGCGGGCTGTTCCTGGCTATGCTTGCCGGAGTGCCTGCTTATTCCGCAGTTCCTGCATCCGATACAGAAACCGCCATGGTTTCTGACGAAGCAGATTCCTATACCGTAATCCTCAAGGAGGTCGGTCCTAATAAAGTCAAGGTCGTAAAGATTATACGCTCGGTACTCGATATCGAACTTAAAGCTGCCTACGATCTTGTCAACGCGGCTCCTGTCGCATTAAAGACAGATGCCGATGCTGAACTCGCCCAGACTCTCAAAAACGAACTCGAGGCTGCCGGCGCTACCGTAGAAGTAAAGGGAAACTAA
- a CDS encoding nicotinamidase/pyrazinamidase has protein sequence MKDVALVVVDMLYDFIDGSMACANAENAVAETVKYIEDKGSAAQDGDDVIVAAFPTMFVCDHHPSDHCSFTAQGGPWPPHCVQGTRGAEIHDDLKPYVEEALTFYKGYRKEKEQYSGFEGINDAGQSLYEVLDIMDIHNVYVCGIATEYCVKNTCMDLLKAGFNVYLLKDAIGYVEHEGHLKALEEMEKAGIRLV, from the coding sequence ATGAAAGACGTTGCACTTGTAGTTGTAGATATGCTCTACGACTTCATTGACGGCTCCATGGCCTGCGCCAACGCGGAGAACGCCGTCGCCGAAACAGTGAAGTATATCGAGGATAAAGGATCCGCAGCCCAGGACGGAGACGACGTGATCGTCGCCGCCTTCCCGACCATGTTCGTCTGCGACCACCATCCTTCTGACCACTGCTCTTTTACCGCCCAGGGTGGTCCATGGCCGCCACATTGCGTTCAGGGGACCCGCGGAGCCGAAATCCACGACGACCTTAAGCCATACGTAGAAGAGGCTCTGACCTTCTACAAGGGATATCGCAAGGAAAAGGAGCAATACTCGGGCTTCGAGGGCATCAATGATGCCGGCCAGAGCCTTTACGAGGTGCTCGACATTATGGATATCCACAATGTCTATGTCTGCGGTATAGCTACCGAATATTGCGTCAAGAACACCTGCATGGACCTTCTCAAGGCAGGCTTCAACGTATATCTCCTCAAGGACGCCATCGGCTACGTCGAGCACGAAGGCCATCTGAAGGCTCTTGAGGAAATGGAAAAGGCAGGAATCCGTCTTGTATAG